In Geotrypetes seraphini chromosome 11, aGeoSer1.1, whole genome shotgun sequence, the genomic window ggcatgggggaaggggacGGAGAGGTGTTGTGCCCCCACAAGACAGTACCTGGGATGGtccatacacccccccccccctgctttccccttactacaccactgtctgCTCCTTCTCTTACCTCTCCCTTTTGGTCCAGGACTCTCTGGCTCCATTCTCTCTGCTCCCACCCCCAAGTCCAGTCCCGTTCCCTGCCACAGTCTGGTATGTCTCCCCCTCCTATCTCTACCTCCACCTCCCATGTCCAACTTTTCTCCAACAACCCCTCTCCTCCCCTGTGGGTCTGGTATCTTTCTACTCTCCCCCACTCCTGCAAATGCTGAAAACTGCTCTCTGTCCAATGGAGCCTTTCTGCACATCCCAATTCCCAGCTCTATAATGCAATTTCATGTGGGTGGGATGCAGAGGAAAGACAGAAAGCAGTTTTCAGCACTGCTTCTACCCTGACCCTCTGCAGTGTTTTCAGAAGAGAGTGTGTCCTAGTAATTTTTCAGGATTCGTTCAATGGTAGCTATGTCCCTGGCCCCATATTTGACATAATGCAAGTATTTCAGCACTGACTGAAATCATACTCCAATTCTCATACCCTCTTCTCATATTACTTTCACCATATGTGAAGAACTAAGATTTGGAGAAATTGCCtcctagacaaaaaaaaaaaaaaaaaaaaggaaaagtcgAAGAAGGGGGGTGGAGCTGCTAAGTTACCCATTCCACAaagacttttttgtttgtttgttttttggccaATCCTGGGTTTAATCTTGCGTCCtccaaagcagtgtagtatttgtagtccatgattctactCATTTAAATCAGAGCTGCAGATTCCATAATGCAACATGaaagagagtggtaaaaaaccaAGACCGACTAAAAAGTCTCTCTCCTGAAATAGGTAAAATTGGCAGCTCTGTATCTTTACGGTAGGGTGTTTTGCTTGGAGGCTATTCTCGATGTCAGGGAAATCATAGGCAGTTCTGCTGAACAAATTATTCTGTTTACTAACGTTTAACTAGTTCTCTACAACCACACCTTCGAAGCCTGCCTCGCGCTTTAAAGTGGATTGTGCTCCAATGGGAGACGGAGAAGTATTTGAAAGAAACTATAAAAGAGACGTTCGATACCGCCGTGTAAAGTGATTGGCTCACCTACTTAAAGCGAGGTTTACGCTAATGAGCGCTCGCGAAAAGTATTTAAATGAACCTATGTAAATAAACTTCCGGAGCGTTTGTGTAATTGGTTTGCTGAGAAAGGTATCCGTTGGAGCAATGTGCGCTCGCGGGAAGGGATAGCTCTTGCTCATTGTACAGTAGAGGCCGAGTTACTTTTAATTAGAGAATATCTTCGGGACAACTGACGGTAAGTTACGAGATGTTGATCGGGATACATTTTAATACTTTCTATTTTTAATCATAAGTTTTTATTAACAAATATCGGATACATTTATATATGATTGAAACAAGCCGTTTTAAGTGCTGACCAGAAATGTGACTTTTAATGTCGTAAGTGCGTCTCAATTATTTGACTAATTGAATTAAGTAGTAGCCTTTCAATACAATAACAAGGCATTATTATAGCAAATATTTTAAGACAATTGTGACTATTCCTGCGAAAATTAGGTTTTAGTGAATACTGTTAATAACACAACAGTCcaaacttcatcctttttatttgaaaaaagtttcagaaatttAAGTATGTAATCTTCTTAGGCCTTTTATGGGCCCATGATAAGAAAAATAGGCTATTCTATTTTGGATTTGCTACCTTAATCACCTTTTCCCAAACACTTTTGTAAGCTTATTACAATATAGGTATTAAGGAGAAGATATTGGTGTACATACTGATACATGTTTTTAGCTGGTATATGATGTTGGGTGTTAATCATCATGTTTTTAGATCAGCTACATGTGCATTGTTTGTTTTGGGATTATGATGTTCTTAGTGAAATCCATAGGAAAACTAGAATCAAATTCGTATGGGCAACAagttgacttagggctccttttactaaggtgcgctagcgtttttagcgcatgcacaagattagtgtacactagctgaaaaattaccgcctgcttaaaaggaggcattaTCAGCTAGCGCGTGTGGGGTattttagcacgcctttgtaaaaggagcccttagtctttctgAATTTATCTAATGGGATTTCTTAAAAACTATGAAGCTACTGTCACACTATGTAGCTactaataaaatttttttttttttttgggggggggggcaaaagctcTACCCTGGCTACTCCCCAGATCTTACCCCCTGGTAGCACTACAGTAAATCCCTGCGAATTTGTGGTTCACAAATCGCAGACTCGgtaatttgtggtattttccaaTCGCCTTTTCCTAGTGCTAAAGTCActgttacaccaatcaggatctgctttgatatgccagatagcatgtcaaagcatcttctgattggtgtaaccatgactttagtattgGGAACaggcggtcggaaaatgtgcCCAGCTTcctaagtacaatttaagcacctgCTGGCGCCCcagctgctttctcctgccttcgatcagctgaaaaccatattcacggtttttcaaaacttgtgggtgttcctggaacggaacccctgtgaatttcaggggagtactgtaattgTAAATGCCAAttctcccattcatttttcatatacagtatgcacaatataatcttattaataatacataatggtaaccacaaaattaaactactttCAAAAAGTTCactcttttcccctccccaccacttctctctctctctcactctctctgcaTTTCTGCTTCTATCAGCCCTCTCCAGCTCTAAGCCACAtcttcttcctccattccctcccgcatccatttccatctgtcccactgtttcctctccaccaccacatccaacatttctccctcttatctcttTCTACCTCGCTGCTCTCacatcaccatgtccaataattttcctctttcttcctttcccccatgtacactatctctttccctcactcacaTCCATTCTTAACaagtctccctttctattccctccccacctcggCATCTATTTTCCCCATCCTTCCAtcatatgtcccaagttcatgccccctcccttctgtgtcccaagttagtgctccctccctcctttccagcctttgtcccgaGTTTGTGCTCCCGCTCCGCTTCTGTGTCTTAACATGTCCCCTTTTACATTCTGTATCCCAAATTcatgctcccttccttccttgtctCAATGCGCCCTCCCACCTGTGTCCCAacatgtctctctccctccctcctgtgacccaatgtgcttctcttcctcccttctgtgtcccaagttcatgtcccaTTCCAAAagtgtgtacctgtgttctgtctggctctaaaacatccaagtagatctcctcctccttttttccagctgtacttctttcttcacaaagccgcagtagcagcagagtatggccagaggtcctggtgtgctggGTGTGCAgccacacagcttagagggaacattgctttataccttttcactttttatctagACAACTTTCTATCTCTACTATTTTTATAGCattaccagacatatgcagtgctgtacaaaagacagtccctgtttgaaaaagcttacaatataaacagacaagacagaaacaggatctccttctctcatcccctcgctttcacatttctcatctccctattttcttttatctgcttcccattaccacatttctacccttgTATACTCATTCTGCTCACTCATCTCCCTGACAACTCTCTCATATGGATCCACCACTTCTAGTATCTCCCTTCCTTGTTGCTTACTCCACCCTTGTAGCACAGCatttccttcttctttctctctacccTTGTAGCCCAgtatttccttcctttctttctctctacctacaacaagtccaacatctctcatTTCTGCCCTTCTGCTCTCTCCTCCCGAGTATgacatctctcacctcttcagGCCCCCATTCCATATCCCCTCTGCCTTTCCCTAGCCATGTCTTCTCTTTCTTCTCTGCTTTCCCTGAGTTGTCCATATCTCCCTCCCCTACTGTCCCTTCCCCATCTTGCTCACTCTCTCCATTTtgccccctccacatccatttctcccttccccccctctgccttccctcatgtccatctctccctttcttaccccctctgtccttctccaaaTCCATCTTTTTGTCCCTCTTCTGTCCCCCTCTGCTACCTCTCCCTGTCCTACCCCCCTCTGCCGTCCCAAATCCATCTCTCCGTTCCTCACACATCTGATgacattccctcccttccttacttcattcctcacatctctccctcctctcctcatcTGAGTCCTTAATCGCTCCCTTCCCCCAGTCCCAAATGCTCCCTCTACTGGTTTTCTACACCTAGCTACGGGCCAGTTGCCTGCTGGTTGGCACTCTGGCGCACCCCCTCCAGTATCTACTTCTCTTCCCACCGGCCACGTGTGTACCTTCAACTTCTTAGAAAAGCACTGCGCCACCCTACCGCTGGCCCTGGctccactgcggcccaccctctctgacaaattcctgtttccgctacaaaataaacctgccaggacattTGATTAAGATACCCAATTAAGCAGgaaaatagaattgaaaaatcgattcaaaaggctgaatcgagcagcactaatgTATACTATTGATGAGACAGGGAAAAAAACCTTCAATTGTCAGGCTATTCCTGTTCTGGGTTCATGTAATTTTCTGATATTTCTCAAGTCACTTCTAAATTGGTCATGAGACAGTATTTTGCTTTCTATCACCTTGATTCCCAATAAATACTACTTATGActtgcattattaaatatcttcATAGAATTATCAGCTAAATGTCAAGAGCTTTTATAGTTAACAGTACTGACATTTAATGAGAGGATCTAAGTACCTTTTACTCTGATTTTGTTTTACAGGAGCTTCTGCACTTCAGTTTCATTTTCTGCAACAGGCCTTTGCAGGATAATGGCAGCAGCTGCACTAGAGGAGGAACTGAACTGCTCCATTTGTTTAAGTACTTACCAGGATCCTGTGCTGCTGAGCTGTGGACACAACTTCTGTCAAGGTTGCATTGAAAAAGCATGGGATAATCAGAATTCAAAAACGTATACCTGTCCTGAATGCCGAATGAAATTTAACAAGAGACCAAGGTTAAAGAAAAATCGGAAGCTATGTAATATAGTGTCCCGGTATCTCTCAACTCAGGTAAAGAAGACAGACTCTGCTGTTTTGTGCTCCTACTGTCTTGATTCGCATTCGATGGCCACTAAAACGTGTGTGCAATGTGAGACATCCTTCTGTGAAAATCACCTTCAGAAACACAATGAGGCAGTGGATCATGACTTAACCGAGCCTACTGCATCCCTGGAGAGCAGGAAGTGCTTAGCTCACCAAGAGATCCTGAAGTATTACTGTGCCAAAGATGACTGCTGCATCTGTGTGTCCTGCTATGTGGCTGGAAATCACAAGAATCACCAAGTTGACCTATTACCTGCAGCCtgtgaaaagaagaaaacaaatttGCAAGATGCTCTGAGGAAACTGAATTTCCAGACTAAAGAAAATGAGCAGCAACTTAGAAATGTGGAAAAAGATAAAGAAGCTGTTACTATGAGAGCTGCAGAGATTATAGCCAATATTAAAGGGCTGTTTTTGGATATTAAAAAGCAGCTAGAAACTAAAGAAAATCAAATCTTAGATAAGATTGGAGAGGAGAGAGCCCATGTTATCGACAATCTCTTGGAAGAAAGCAAAGAACTGGATGTGGAAAAGGCCACTGTTGCTGAGAAACTATTGAAAATTAAGGAACTTTGTGCTCTTACAGACCCCCTTACTTTCCTGAAAACATGGGAACGCTCAGAAGTAAAGGACTATAAGGACTTTGAGGAAAGCCACTTCAGTGAGGAGAGTGACATGGATGATTTGGAATATGATGAATCTGATGAGGGCTCTGAAGAGGGCTCTGAAGATTTTGAGGAGGCTGTTAGTGAGGATGTAATAACTACCCTCGATGAAGAATTGATAGCTGATATAATACAGACTGGTCTGGATGAGTTTGTTGATATGCTGCCTGTGCTAAGAGAGCAGAGGGGGATTTAAAGTTGGGCCATGTTTTTGAGTGTTAGTTTCTATTTGTTTGCGCTTATGGTTTTCCAGTTGATAGACTGTTGCTcctaatttattttaaaagttttgcTTCTCAACTTTTTACAGTAACAACAAACATGCTAGTTCTATGAACTGAATGCTTTAGAGCAGAATGCTAATGAAGACAGGCTACTAAGTGGAATTGATCTTTGAGAGACCACATGTGGAGAATTGTCTCTTCTGGCAATCACATATACCTCCTGAAGGGTCGTcatttttctccaagctgaagtttTTCTGACATGACAAAGGAAACAAGGTCATTCAAGTTCTTGCTGTCATTTGTGACTATCTGAACTGATAGGAACTACCAGCTCAAATAAGAACCATATAGTTTTTTGCAGGAGTCTGTCTTGTGGCCTGTATAATTTTACAAAATAGGATTCATTTGAATGTGCATCAAAAGCACATAGTCATCTTGTTTATCCAGTTAAAATATTTGTCCAACTGATTTCTCCcaaaacaaatatttattttctaaaaataaaactctaaaaaaataaataaattaaaaaaaaaaatcctaacttgCTGTAAACTAAATGCTTCTATATCCAGCTAATAAAGCCATTTTCTGTGTAGAGAGCCAGTTATAACCTCCAGCAGCTCAATGTCCCAAAAGAAAGGATTTTAGCTGCCAACCTGTGCTAGCAGTAACAGGAGCTTTTGGTTGTTAGTTCATCCATCTCATTTAACTGCTGACTTCTCAATGCTATTCTGCTTGTACAGAACAGGTTTATCGGTAAGCTTTCTGATAAGATCCTAAATGACCCAAAACCACTTTAAAAGGGGTCTGCTGTTTTTGCTAAGAATATTGTACATTCTCTAACTTATCACTTGGTGTCTGTTTTGGAAACAAGTGTTTGTTTTAAAAATCAAGCTGTGGCGTGAGGGGGTTGTGGTTAATGTGCTTGTAACAGATTTCTACAAGTCTGCAACTAAGAACCTTATttctgactagtctttaagcctgttgcattaacgggtggtagaataggtttctgtctttctttctttctgtctctatctccttggccgctgtctgtctggtttgtttgttttttttatgtctgtctccttgaccgctgtttggtttttttttttttttttggggggggttcttttaatctgtctccctagccccctgtccatctgtgtgtctttcactgccacctacctgtctttcagtgtgtgagACACACAGtgatacctcggtttacgagtgcaccggtttgcgagtgttttacaaaatgagcaaaacacttgcaaaattGGCACCTCACAAACCGAGCTTGCTTCGATGTATGAGCGCCTCCCCCCACAAtcctgcacccccctcccctctgcgaTCAGACATCCTCCCCATACCCATCACCCACCtgaacacatcacttacccccccccatctggcacccggcaccaatgcacaggacatgccagtgccggaaGAGCTGTCTTCTgttcgctgggccttgagcatctgcacatgctcaaggccttagttcctgctctctccgagattctcgagatctctgagaatctcagagagagcaggaactaaggccttgagcatgcgcagatgctcaaggcccagcaaacagGAGGACAGATcttccggcaccagcatgtcctgtgcgttggtgccgggtgccagatgggggggtaagTGATGGGTACGGGGAGGATGTCGGATCGCGGCAGGGGGCGATGGGAGCGGGGGGAGAGGGGGCCTTCGTGAGTGGGAGGGAAGCAATActagttctcgggggggggggggtagagcagtgccactggcctcatggggggagggaacgaatcaagcgagtttcccttactttctatggggaaagttgctttgatataagagtaatttggtttacgagcatgcttctggaacaaattatgctcgtaaaccaaggtatcactgtatttctgtcagtctgtcaatgtcctatgttttttgggtttttttctttcaatctctccctggtcccctgtcctGTGTGTGTGAAGATGTCAGCAGGATGTTGGGGGAATATGCCCCTTCTCccccctactttttttttttttaaatcacgcaTTGTCTTGGAAAGCGCAACTGGCAGAATAACTTGTATAAAACCGTCACTCATTGGAAATAGAACGTGCGCACACACTAAATTTTCTCtgctttacaatttctctgccggctacggaacacgcaggtaggagtgcacatgcgtgcttagggttttattattagtgatgtcACATTACATATGTAGGTGCAGTAATAATAAAAACTAGGTTCCTAATATTGCAGTaccatctttaaaaataggtAACATAAGGCTGCCCTGTGTAGTATTATGCCTGAAAGCCTGGGTCAGCCAAGGTGACTGCATAGCATCCTCTACTTGCAACAGCCAATAGCAGAAATTCAAATTGAGGCTGCTGAACAAAATACTGAAAAGGACCACAGAGCAGGAAGAATCCACCTCAAGATAGAAGTGGCTATAAATAGGCCCCATGTGCTGTAGAGTTTTGAGTGACAGATGTTGACAGTGGTACAGCAACATTTAATGGAGCCCTTGGGTCTATGAATGGTTGCAATAGTGGCAGGTCAGATGACTCGTGATGTTAATAAAATGTGGAAACATTAGTTAGGACAACTTTACTGGTGATGGGATCCAATCCATAAATATTCTTTAAAAATGTGATTGTAGTCATTCTTGGTCTGTAGCAGATATGTATTACTGAATGCCTAACTGATTGATCCCACTGACAATGACAACATGCCTTAGCTCAGTACTTCTCAACTCTTCTGTTGTTGAGCACCATTCCAAATATGATATCTACAACAAATGTATGAAGTACAATAACTTGTAAATATTTTGTGCATATTTTATAGTAGGCAGCATGGCAACCAGACTATCTGGGTGGAGAAACAGTGCTGTCTTTGCATGTATGTTGGCTTTTGTTAGTAACTACTCTTGCTTCTTGTATGACTGTTAAATTATTTTGAATTATTGCTTTTTATTTTAGGAACTTACAGAAAAACTTTGGGTGTGCTGAGTCTATTAGAAGTCTAGAACATCACCCCTGAAAGGAAACAAATATAACGGTATAGAACCAGAACCTGGATGTCTAGTTATCTTTATCTAGGCACCACAGCTATTCTAGCAAACAGGGATGTCTAACCTATGAGAAGCATACTGGTTTGTTTGTAAGAACTTGTAGTGAGCAATTTGGGGGgggatatttaaaaaatgtatatttattaCACTATAAAATAAAGTACTTCTATCTGTTTGTGCCTTTAACTTTATTTGGCTTTATTTGTCTTGCTGTAAAGGAATGACACAAAAAGAGCTTTGATTATGGATGTGGAGGAAGGGGGTTGGGGAATGGAGTTGTGGGGGAAGTAGGTAGATGCCTGCCATCATGTAGTGGCTGTTGGAAATATGGCTGGAGGATAAATGGAAGGAGGCTGTTTAACTCTTATCTCATGTTGCCTATCTAGAACACCAGACTTGGATGGGGTATTTCTCCGGAGATTTCTCCAagattggactgtcttcctcctactgtagctCTGGTATCTGGGTCTTCCTTACCAATTGAGTTTTCTGCCAAGATAATGGGAGTTatttttgattcctctctttcttttttttttttaaatttttatttataaattttccattcttacaatatttgaatcataaaattattattaattattacaaTTCTAGATTATTATCATTAATAACTCatagtatttaaaatataatatgataaagattatacaataacataaaaatataattccctctccctttttatatagtatgtttccaatttcttaatcaaatcccaccccattcatatataatttttatcattgtgctaagaaactaatcagtagaatattttgtcaatggttgccaaattttcttgaaattaagaagattcccttgttgtaacgctaatattttttccattttataaatatgacagacagaattccaccagaacgtataatttaatttggtataatctttccaattttgagtaatttgttgcatggcgactcctgttagtattagtaatagcttgttattatttgctgaaatcggactcttagttctcattgcagtgccaaataatatggtgtcatatgagagtcctacataatTCTCTAGTaacatattaatttggggccaaattgaattccaaaatgtgtttacacagggacagaaaaagattaaatgatctaacgtccctatttccaatttacaatgccagcatctattagatctagtactatctattttttgcaggcgcgttggggtccagaacactctatgtaataagaacaaccatgtttgattcatagatgctgaccttgtagatcttaatctccaggaccaaaatcgtggccattgagattcagaaattgtctgaccaatctcaatactccaaatatccctaagacctgttttcttttttttatttaaaaatccgtatattaatttgtaccattttgcggcttggtgacccaaaaaatccgcctggaaacatagatcctgtagactatattgattatttaaatttttccattcagggaaccctacctgaatggcctgcttcaattgcatccatttaaaatattgtgttttatttaatccaaatttattttgcaattgtgaaaaactaagcagtgatccttctgatatgacatcattcaatgttcgtattcctgcatttatccattgtttccagacgattttaaatccgccaattctgatcctggagtttatccatattgattgatttagagatttagcaataggttTTGGTGACAGATTACTgatgtatctcaatgttttccaagtgtcaaataaaattctgtggtctttgtatcttttaggcattgttatagttattaactgttctggatataaagggaacaggagccgccattctaaatatagccaatctggtacattttctaaaagatttgggaggatccaatacataccctgtcttaaaatataggcttgatgatacctataaaaatttggaaaatttacccctccttccataattggtctttgtaatgatactaaagcgattcttggtcttttcccacaccaaacaaattttgtaagaacattgttaagttttttataaaatgacccctgaaaaaatattggaatcatactcatttggtaacaaaccacaggcaatatcatcattttaattgtttgaattcttccccaccaagaaagatgtaatggattccattgctcacacatttctgttatttttttcaataaaagtttttcattttctttgactgtatcttcaattgtatttttaatcataattcctaagtattttattccatcctctttccaaataaatgaatatgggtcaaataatcctttggtacaatgaacatttattgggagaatttcagatttgttccaattaattttatatccagaaaaagtaccatatttttctattaaattaagtatacatggaatagtagtttccggttctcttaaatataataatatatcatctgcatatgcagataatttaaattcaaaactggtaaatgatattccctttatctccttagttttatttattgcaattaataaaggttctaagacaatatcaaaaagtaaaggagacagagggcatccttgtctaactcccctatgcaagttaaatctatttgataaattattgttaatatataatcttgctccaggagagctatacaatgtctgaatcattttaataaaaccggatcctataccaaaccattgtaaagcttggtatataaaattccattccactctatcaaaggctttttctgcatctaaagatatta contains:
- the LOC117368962 gene encoding E3 ubiquitin/ISG15 ligase TRIM25-like — protein: MAAAALEEELNCSICLSTYQDPVLLSCGHNFCQGCIEKAWDNQNSKTYTCPECRMKFNKRPRLKKNRKLCNIVSRYLSTQVKKTDSAVLCSYCLDSHSMATKTCVQCETSFCENHLQKHNEAVDHDLTEPTASLESRKCLAHQEILKYYCAKDDCCICVSCYVAGNHKNHQVDLLPAACEKKKTNLQDALRKLNFQTKENEQQLRNVEKDKEAVTMRAAEIIANIKGLFLDIKKQLETKENQILDKIGEERAHVIDNLLEESKELDVEKATVAEKLLKIKELCALTDPLTFLKTWERSEVKDYKDFEESHFSEESDMDDLEYDESDEGSEEGSEDFEEAVSEDVITTLDEELIADIIQTGLDEFVDMLPVLREQRGI